From Maridesulfovibrio ferrireducens:
AGGCCAGCCGCCGTGTACTTGAAGAAATGGGTAAAAAACTTGCTATTCCAGAAGAAAAACTGATCATAGACCTTGAAGAAGTGGGAAATATAACTTCCTCTTCAATCCCCATCGCCATGAAAAGAGCGGAAGAACGGGGAGTCCTTAAGCGTGGAGATAAGGTATTACTCTTCGGATTCGGGATAGGACTCAGCTGGTCCGGCGCAATTATCGAATATTAACAAATAAGGGACTCGCCAGAGGGCAAGTCCCTATTTTTTTATACTTCATCTTTTTCTTTTAAAGAATTCCAGTCCGTAGCATGCAAATGCACATCCCTCTGAGGGAAAGGAATCAGTATACCTTCCGCGTTAAACTTTTTATAAATATCACGACTGATTTCATGAACGACTCTCCCTCTATTCTGAGGATGGTCAGCCCAGCAGAGTAGCTCATACTCCAATGAGGAATCTCCGAAAGCTCGAAAACGAACACGAGGAGCAGGAGAATCGACAACCAGAGCATTTTTATGAGCCTCTTCAAGTAACAGAGCTTCAACTTTATCCACATCGGAACCGTAAGCGACACCAATCTTTATACGTACCCTGAAATGCGGTTCAGGTAAGCTCTGATTTGTAATTTTTACATTAGTAATAACTGAATTAGGAATAGTGATGAGTATATCATCACGAGTAAGCAAACGGGTGCTTCGCATACCGACAGCCTTAACCTCACCGCGCTCGCCCGATTCAAGAACGATATAATCCCCCGCCCTGAACGGTCGATCCAGAAAAATTGAAACCCCACCAAAAAAATTAGCTAAAGTTTCCCGCGCGGCAAGGGCTACTGCAACACCCGCGATACCGGCTGAAGCGAATACGGCTGTAACAGGAACCCCGAAATAACTACCGGCGTTATAAAACAAAATAAAGACCAGAAAGAAAGTAACGAGCCTGACAACAAGCTTAATCACATCAGCATCAAGAGCTTCTTCGTTGATTTTCGAAGAAGCGATAATTCCATGCATAATGACATTCCCGGTCACAATTATTGCAATTCCTGAAAAGATAAGAAAAGCTGCTTCAAGTCCCATGATAAAGACTGCAAGCACCTGTCCTGTAATATTAATCTGTCTGGCTATAAGGTACTCCAAAAAAGCACACATAAACATCCCGGAAAACGGAAAAAGCAAGCGCCCGATCTCCCACGAACAGTCATCAAACCGACACTTCATACGCTTATTAATCAGCCACATCACCCATAGTAAAAATAAACCTGCTCCCAAAAGTAAAAAAAGACCTGCCCACTGCCACACAGCCTGTCCAAAATATCCACGCTTCATCCACGCAGGCAAATCGCTTAAAAACCCATCGGGAATCATCCAACCTGATGAATAAATATACTGCTCATAAAGGCCATGATAATTTTCATCTAAATCGCTTTTTTTATAGGGTAATTCTCTAATTTCATTATAAAATTCTTCCAGCCTGCTTACTGTCTCAGGAGTAAATAGAAATGACCCTGACCTTGGTGAATTCACTACTTTACCAATTACAAGCTCTGTATGCGGCATACGCCACTTCTCAATCCCGGTACTCTTTACATCTTCTTTATCAGGCACATCATTCATATCCGGCAAATCAAATCTATCAAGAATCTCGCGCAACCTAAGTACCGACTCTACACTCACATCACTTAGCAAAGTGGGCGGAACTTTGCTAAAATCAAAACAACGGGCAGCTCTCTGCAGGTACTCTAATTCAAGCTTAAAATCTTCATTAGGAGACGACGCAACAAGATATACCTCGTTAGTATAATGAATAAAACTCTTTAAGGTAGCCCGAGGGCTTGATGTATCCGGCGGTTCAAGCGGAAACATGGTGGAAGCAAAAAGGACAGAAGGAATCAACATTATGAGCACAATTGACAGAAATAAATATTTTACAGAACGAATCATATTTTCTCCGTGAAACTTAAGAAATATCAACTCGATTGCTTAACCCACTCCACTATTTGCTGTGTAGTCATAGCACCGGATATACGTTTTTGTTCGCGACCATTATTGAAGAGAACCAGAGTGGGGAGTGATCGTATGTTGAACTTGGCGGATAATTCTTTTGAATGTTCTGTCTCAACTTTAGCTGTCAGAATTTTAGGAAAAATTTCTGCGGCGGCACTTTGAAAAGCCGGAGCCATCGACTTGCAGTGACCGCACCACGGTGCCCAGAAATCGACCAACACTGGCAAATCTGTTTTTGATATGAATCGATCGAAAGTTGAAGCTGTCAGTTCGACTGGTTTTGGAATAAGCACCTGCCCTCCACACTTCCCGCATGCGGGCTGGTCTCCGAACCGCTTAGATAATATACGGTTGACAGCGCGGCAGTTGGGACAGACAACATGTATGGCACCTGAAGTGGTATCGTCCATAACTTCCTCCTTCTAAAATCCAGAGCATTCGAAAAAGCAAATTAACTAAGCTGATTAATACCATGAAAAAACAAC
This genomic window contains:
- the trxC gene encoding thioredoxin TrxC, which produces MDDTTSGAIHVVCPNCRAVNRILSKRFGDQPACGKCGGQVLIPKPVELTASTFDRFISKTDLPVLVDFWAPWCGHCKSMAPAFQSAAAEIFPKILTAKVETEHSKELSAKFNIRSLPTLVLFNNGREQKRISGAMTTQQIVEWVKQSS
- a CDS encoding mechanosensitive ion channel family protein translates to MIRSVKYLFLSIVLIMLIPSVLFASTMFPLEPPDTSSPRATLKSFIHYTNEVYLVASSPNEDFKLELEYLQRAARCFDFSKVPPTLLSDVSVESVLRLREILDRFDLPDMNDVPDKEDVKSTGIEKWRMPHTELVIGKVVNSPRSGSFLFTPETVSRLEEFYNEIRELPYKKSDLDENYHGLYEQYIYSSGWMIPDGFLSDLPAWMKRGYFGQAVWQWAGLFLLLGAGLFLLWVMWLINKRMKCRFDDCSWEIGRLLFPFSGMFMCAFLEYLIARQINITGQVLAVFIMGLEAAFLIFSGIAIIVTGNVIMHGIIASSKINEEALDADVIKLVVRLVTFFLVFILFYNAGSYFGVPVTAVFASAGIAGVAVALAARETLANFFGGVSIFLDRPFRAGDYIVLESGERGEVKAVGMRSTRLLTRDDILITIPNSVITNVKITNQSLPEPHFRVRIKIGVAYGSDVDKVEALLLEEAHKNALVVDSPAPRVRFRAFGDSSLEYELLCWADHPQNRGRVVHEISRDIYKKFNAEGILIPFPQRDVHLHATDWNSLKEKDEV